The following is a genomic window from Methanoplanus sp. FWC-SCC4.
CCAGCAGAAACACCAGTTCAGCCCGTAACAGTGCTTACCGGCCTGTTTATCGGAATGATGATACTTTTTGTCAGTAAAAAGGACTGATAAAGACTCTTCACATTCAAATTTTTTTAATTATCTTTTGGCATTATAACTTTGAAAGATAAAAAATTCCGGATTATTTTTAAAAAAATTAGATATTTATATCAGAGATCTTTTATTATCTTACCAAACCAGGGTATAAAATCATTTTTCCTTGACATCATCCCGTCTTTTCTTAAAGGCTGTTCTTTTCCCTTCATCTGATGAATAAAAAGACCTCCTGCATCAATATATACATCGCTTCCGTTTTCAACAACACTTGTTAAAAGCGCAGCCGAGATGTCTGAATTGCTTTCGTTTTTTATTTTTTTAAGCTCTTTGGATATAATATCAGAATTATTCCCGGAGAATTCAAATGTTGGTATCATGACCTGGGATATTGTGACTTTTTTCCCAAAGAGTTCATACTGTTTTATGTCTCTTTTGAGAAGTGTCTTAATATCGTAACCGTCCAGATTCATACCTTTCTGGATAAGTTCGGTTCCATAAACCACCGGATCAACCTCTGCGATAGGAGAGAGATATTCCACCATTTTTTTGTCTTTTGTAGTGGTTGTTGAAAGTCTTAGAACAAGAGTGTCTGATAGTATTCCTGAGAGAAGAATCCCTGCAATATTCTTATCCGGTTTTATTCCTTCCTCAAGGTACTTTCCGGCAATAATTGTTGATGTCGAACCCACAGGTTCATTTAAGAATCCAATTGGTTTCAGGGTAGTTATTGCCCCAAGTCTGTGGTGATCAATTATTTCGAGAATTTCAGCTTTCTCAATGCCATCCACAGCCTGTGCATATTCGTTGTGATCAAGCAATATGACCTGTTTTAAGACATTTTCAAGAAATGTATTCCTGGATATCATACCGATTAATTTGTTTTGTCCGTCAACGACACAGGCAGTACGGTATCTTGAACTTGAAACGAGCTGCTTTGCATAATCAATTGAATCCTCTTTTCTAACGGTCGGAACATCCCTGGCCATAATGTGACTTGCCGGAAGTGAGAGGTTTATCATTTTTCCGACGCCAAAGGCATCCAGATTTGTTGAGATCAGGGCAACCCCCTTCTCTGTCGCTGCTTTAATTACCCTGTCACCAACCGGTGCACTGTCTGCAATAATCAGTGCCGCAATCCCGGCTGAAATCAGTGCAAGCTGTGCCGGTTCATTGTCCCCCACAACTGCAACGTCGTTATGGGTCAGCCTTGATAATGTCACATGAAGTGCATCTATTGCAATGTACACCCTGCCTTCAAGCAGATCTCTTGACGGAACCAGTAT
Proteins encoded in this region:
- a CDS encoding putative manganese-dependent inorganic diphosphatase, producing the protein MSRIYVIGHKNPDTDSICSAIGYAALLNQKNGQVYIPSRCGEINDETRYALDKFNTDIPEFIENVEPNISDLPFIYSINAEEDVPSIDIIAMMDENNVRNIPITNKEGKLTGLMSEHGLAQAYVRRQKIEQLSISPIKLTTITRILNGKILVPSRDLLEGRVYIAIDALHVTLSRLTHNDVAVVGDNEPAQLALISAGIAALIIADSAPVGDRVIKAATEKGVALISTNLDAFGVGKMINLSLPASHIMARDVPTVRKEDSIDYAKQLVSSSRYRTACVVDGQNKLIGMISRNTFLENVLKQVILLDHNEYAQAVDGIEKAEILEIIDHHRLGAITTLKPIGFLNEPVGSTSTIIAGKYLEEGIKPDKNIAGILLSGILSDTLVLRLSTTTTKDKKMVEYLSPIAEVDPVVYGTELIQKGMNLDGYDIKTLLKRDIKQYELFGKKVTISQVMIPTFEFSGNNSDIISKELKKIKNESNSDISAALLTSVVENGSDVYIDAGGLFIHQMKGKEQPLRKDGMMSRKNDFIPWFGKIIKDL